A stretch of the Oncorhynchus mykiss isolate Arlee chromosome 23, USDA_OmykA_1.1, whole genome shotgun sequence genome encodes the following:
- the srgn gene encoding serglycin isoform X2: MSQEGHKDHQPSPRIKEGAPAKGRYMWVKCRPDATNPNCETQRGPWMDLPGPPDRLPPFAVKDIVLEEDGSELEQSGEGSDTGILFTEQGSGDQLASADVDGIDYSDFVYPQKMAMDQALPRAQELKEDHLIL; this comes from the exons atgtcacaggaaggccataaagatcatcaaccATCACCCCGCATCAAAGAGG GTGCTCCAGCAAAAGGTAGATATATGTGGGTTAAGTGCAGGCCAGACGCCACGAATCCCAACTGTGAGACACAGAGGGGTCCATGGATGGACTTGCCTGGGCCTCCTGACAGACTCCCTCCATTTGCAGTAAAGGATAT AGTGCTGGAAGAGGATGGCTCAGAGCTAGAGCAGTCAGGCGAGGGTTCTGACACTGGAATCCTCTTCACTGAGCAGGGCTCTGGCGACCAGTTGGCCAGCGCAGATGTGGACGGGATTGACTACTCTGACTTTGTTTACCCACAGAAAATGGCCATGGATCAGGCTCTGCCTCGTGCTCAGGAATTGAAAGAGGATCACCTGATCCTGTAG
- the vps26a gene encoding vacuolar protein sorting-associated protein 26A, which produces MSFLGGLFGPVCEIDVLLNDAETRKKAELKTEDGKVENNYLFYDGESVSGKVNLNVRQTGKRLEHQGIRIEFVGQIELFSDKSNTHEFVNLVKELALPGELTQNRSYDFEFMQVEKPYESYVGANVRLRYFLKVTIVRRLSDLVKEYDLIVHQLATYPDVNNSIKMEVGIEDCLHIEFEYNKSKYHLKDVIVGKIYFLLVRIKIQHMELQLIKKEMTGIGPSTTTETETVAKYEIMDGAPVKGESIPIRLFLAGYDLTATMRDVNKKFSVRYFLNLVLVDEEDRRYFKQQEIVLWRKAPEKIRKRNFHQRYESPEPRPTLTAEQPEM; this is translated from the exons ATG AGTTTCCTGGGTGGTTTATTTGGTCCTGTGTGTGAAATTGATGTCCTACTCAATGATGCAGAGACTAGGAAGAAAGCAGAACTCAAGACAGAGGATGGGAAAGTGGAGAATAACTATTTATTTTATGACGGAGAATCGGTCTCTGGGAAG GTGAATCTCAATGTGAGGCAGACAGGCAAGAGACTAGAACACCAAGGGATTCGAATTGAGTTTGTTGGGCAGATTG AGCTTTTCAGTGATAAAAGCAACACGCATGAATTTGTGAACCTGGTAAAGGAGCTTGCCCTGCCAGGGGAGTTGACTCAGAATCGAAGCTACGACTTTGAGTTCATGCAGGTGGAGAAGCCATATGAGTCTTACGTTGGAGCCAACGTCCGACTGAG ATATTTCCTCAAAGTGACAATAGTGAGGAGACTGTCTGATCTGGTGAAAGAGTATGACCTCATTGTCCATCAGCTGGCCACTTACCCTGATGTGAACAATTCCATCAAGATGGAAGTTGGCATTGAAGACTGTCTACATATAGAGTTTGAATACAACAAGTCCAA ATACCACTTGAAAGATGTCATTGTGGGTAAAATCTACTTCCTTCTTGTGAGAATCAAAATCCAGCACATGGAACTTCAGTTGATCAAGAAAGAGATGACTGGAATAG GTCCTAGCACAACTACTGAGACGGAGACTGTTGCCAAGTATGAGATTATGGACGGAGCCCCTGTGAAAG GAGAGTCTATTCCCATCCGTCTGTTTTTAGCTGGCTACGACCTCACAGCCACCATGAGGGACGTCAACAAGAAGTTCTCTGTGCGGTACTTCCTCAACCTGGTGCTGGTAGATGAGGAGGACAGGAGATACTTCAAACAACAG GAGATTGTTCTGTGGAGGAAAGCTCCTGAGAAAATAAGGAAACGGAACTTCCACCAACGCTATGAGTCTCCTGAGCCACGGCCGACCCTTACTGCTGAGCAACCCGAAATGTGA